Part of the Clarias gariepinus isolate MV-2021 ecotype Netherlands chromosome 25, CGAR_prim_01v2, whole genome shotgun sequence genome is shown below.
AATGTGGATTTACACTGGAGATGAGACATCAACAAGAACAAACTAATTATAATCACACGTCTTCAAAAAGAGGAAATTTCAAGATATTGATATGTTTAAGATACTTTTCTTCTGTCTAAACCTCTGGATTTCCTCATAATTTTGGGCTTAAGTTTAAGGAAACTAATGATTCCTTTGTAAATTATCTATAAACTTTCCATATCTTGCTTTTAATTATAACAATGAGATCTCTATATTTCTATAAAGAAGACTCAAACATGACATTCACCAGCTTTGTACCTTGGAAATACAACATTAACGTATATCAAAATGGCTTTCATCAAAGCATAATCAACACGATAGTAAGAAAACTGTTGTTTAAACCCTCTGAGTGTCATTGTTTCCTAAAAATATGGATTTATTTCTCCTTTAGCAAAAGAATCAGAAGAAGAGAAATCGAACTAAAGAGATATTTTTGCAGTAATGGTGGATGTTTGATTTCTCCTTAACTGAAGATCCTCCAGCTAGAGTCTTCAAAAGTTTCGCTGTATCTCACGTCCTCCAGTGTCCTCCTGGAATGCTGTAATGCTGATTAGACAGGTATGTCTGAGTGCTGTCTGATCACCGGACCGAGTGAACACATAAAAGGACACAATAGTATATCAGCATTTCACATCATATACAAGAATTTAAATCGTCCAATGTATATTGCAAAACTTCCTGATGGATTGGACGTCTCACCTGGAGGCAGGTTGGAGGAAATGCGTGCAGATGATTATCTTTGGATGATACACAGTAAAGGTCTCAGGCTCATGCAAGCAACTGGTGTAGAGCAAGAAAGTGTTCACACGGCAATAAACAGTAATTCATGAGACAGAAAATCAATGAGAAAGTCCATAATCAGTGTGATCCCAGAAATCACAGGGTGTCTAAGACGTGCAGAGGACTGAGATCAAAGTGAACACGGGCTCCAGTGATATTTAAAGAAGTGTTTGCTGTTAGTTTGTAAAAACCTTTTCTTTGCCGGTGGATTAAAAACCATATGGTTATCTGATGGTTTGAGGCTTGTGTGTGGTTTCGTTCCTCACATGCTGTGTAAACACTCTGGTTTAATTACCCTACCTGATTAATTATCTGACACTCCTGTTATTTCAGCTTGGTGTCCTTGTGTTCTGAAGATGATCTCTCAATAAAATCGAAAGCTAAATCATGTCTCTAACATTCTTCGGAGTAATTTTACTCATGTCATTAATTATCTGTTAGGAAACAACTATTCAAATCAggaaataatttacataatctTGAATTTTCATCAGCATTTCTTCTGATTATTTTGAGATGTTGTTATGATTATACAccaatgttaattgtttttctattaaTGCAGGATATACGATAAAACCTTCTTAATAAAAGCTTCGTCTTCCTCTTCATATTCAGGAAGCGTTTGTGGTGCTCAGAGGAGCCGTGGACCTGGAGTTCACCCCGAGATCCTCACGGAGGAAATACAGAGATGGAGGACAGAAAGACATTATCATCTAGAGCTTTCCTCAGAAAACGAGTGAGACGAACACAGCGTGACTGCACACCCTGCCTGACTGGAGATCGTCTGAACCCAGAATGCTGAGAGCAAGTACACATTTACGGCTGTCATGTAACCTGTCATGTTAACTGTTCAGCAATTAGCACCGCCCTAACTGACGTGCTCATCAGGAGATGTTAATAGGGATGACTTGATAAAGctataaatctataaaactatacttaaagtaataaatgttttgtagTTATTTTCTGTAGATATTTTGTAGTTTGTAGTAATAAATGTCCAGAGCTTTGTTTCTATTgtttaaagcactttacaaaTACAGTTGTTGTCAGGTGTGCAGTACACCTTTTTGAGGCTTTGTGTGTAATTAGATTGTGATTCCAAACCGGAACTCAGAACCAGACTCAGAAAGAATTCAAACAGGAAGTGGTTCACCAGCACAACGTTTTTATTCAGTAAAAGGAGAACATCTGCAGCTGCACTGCGCTTTGTcacaaatgagtgtgtgtgcacgcataactgtctgtctatctgtctgtttctAGCTGGGACAGCTTCCTGTTCACACACATACTtgtgagtgcaaaagttttggcGACCATAATTCAATCATTATTTTACTTATCAGTGTCTCAGTGGATCCAGAGCCATTCCTGggaactcaaacacacacatacacacacacacacacacacacacacacacacacacacacacacacacactaaattgTGTCCCTTTACTCAACACATTCTGCACCAAACCCTCAGTGTGACAGTTGGCCTGTTGTTGTTGATTAATACATTTACACATCAGTTCATTGTTAAcagcagtaagtgtgtgtggccCCACCCACCTAcagtaccagttaaaagtttggacacgccttCTAATATATTGGTTTCCTTTATTGTGTAATTTCTACATTATAGAAAAatactatattatactatatttatCCTTAAGCTACTGTTAGCAAGGTTAGCCTCACAGTGTAAATTCCACAAACAATCAAAAATTTTGCTTCAACAAACttgaatttttaaattaataaaaaaattgcaacaCACATACAGTCGAGTCACAGACAGTCAGAACAGACCCACTTTTAAACTTCAGTCCTGATGGAAAGCTAGCTTTAAAATcaaaacttcacacacacacacacacacaaacacacacacacagacacacacacatgcatgactAAATTGTAGGTCATGAAGGTCAGTTCATCTGGAAAGTTGCAGAAATTTATAATAAAGAGTGAAACCCCTCACACACGGTGATTGGACTCGCTCTAATGAAGAGGGTAGAGAAAGGTAGACCAGGACGTCTCTCTACCGCAGACAAGAGGTTTcattagagttaccagcctcacaAATCACCAAATTAACAGCAGCTTAGATCAGAGTCTACAGGAACGCTCCACATCAGCTCTTCGGAGATTATTTCATGCTTTGGACGCCTTCAGTGTGGCTctataatgtagaaaataataaagCCATTGAATTAGATGGAGCGAAGACCCCTGGTGTGAAATGCGGCAGTGCGATAACACCATGTGTCCGTATGTAAACATTCATCTTGTACAGATTCAGATTTTACATAACTCTCCTCCGCACttagtgtgtgtctctgtgtgtgctgTGGATGAGTGTGCATTCTCTGGATAAGTGTGTATGCTctggataagtgtgtgtgctgcGGATAAGTGTGtgctctgtgtgagtgtgttggcTCTGGCGTCTTGCTGTGCTATCTGCAGGTTTTCTTTCAGTATGAAATAATAACAGACTGCATCGGCGAGGCAGTTCACGCTgctcacacacagactgatgtgGACGAATTTACGCAGTCCATCGATGACATAATTGTGCTCGTTCAGTTTAACGTAGAAATAAATAAGCACTGCTATGTGATACGGAATGAAACACAAGAGGAACACCACCAGGTTGCTGAGCACGATCTTTACACTCTTGTTGTTTCGCAGTTTAGCATCATTAGGGTTCCTTTTGCGTAAATCGTGCAGGATTTTAATGACGAGCACTGAGCAAAGCACCATGACGACAGTGCtgccccaaaacacacactccacacacactacgATCCACTGTTTCTTCCATGTGTGGTTGGAAAAGTTCTGGAAACAGAAGGATGCATTAATGCTGTCCTCATGCAAATCATATACTGTGCAGCTAAACCCAAacagtaacatccacatgacaGCGCAGACGAGCGCAGCCTTCCGTTTGGATCGCAGGCGCTGGAAGGGGAATTGCAGAGCCACGTAACGATCCACGGAGATGCACACACTCAGCAGGAtgctgccatacatgttgacaTACACAAGACTCTCAAACAGGGAACAGGCAAAGCGTCCGAGATTCCACTTCTGGCCATAAGCCATGATTTTGAAGGGCAGTGCAAAAAGGAGAAGGCAGTCACTAATGATGAGGTTCAGGAGGTAAACAGTGGATTCGTTCCAGCGACGAACATGGAAGAAGAGCTGCCACAGGGCAGCCACGTTTAACGGAAAACCAGCAGCCAGGATGGGAATGTAAAACCCAAACTGAACCGATTTTACCCATGTGTCGTTCATgctgaaaaagaagagaaagacaTGCTTTAGCAAGATAAATGAAACACACTTAAACAAAGCAAGAAGAACACACTCTGATGCACAGAGAAACATCCTGTATGTTTGGTGTCCTTCTCAGCCCTACCTCAAGCACCAGTTAGTCCAGAATCCAGCAGCCAGAGATATGAGAGCCAGAAGATATGACCACACCATCCCTGTCTTATCCACACAGCACTGGCTTCAAGTGAAATTtctaattgattttaaaatatactaAATGGTCTCATGCCATGGCAGAAGAGTGAACTGCAAGTATTTTATCATGGATTAAAAGGTGCAGGCTGCTTGTTGGTATCTTGTATAAAGAAAACTGTTTCGTGTATAAATTTAGGCTGACCAGCTATTTTTAAAGAAGCAGATCTAGCTTCTTCTCTCCCTCCCCATAATCTCCTCTTTGCCTTTTGCTGTACATGCACTCCTGATGTCTGATGTGATGTTGGTGTCTGATTCTGacatgtctctctttctgtggcTCCTCTCTCCTTATTccttctgtctcactctctgcaCCTACATATTTCCCATAAATGTGTCTAGGTCTTTCCTGTTCCTCAAGATCAAATATCATTATGATCTTTTAGATTCATTTCTGAGCTGCTACTGTAATCTTAAGAACTGTCATGTGTTCATCCCAGGTTCGGTACAGAACGGCTTGTCTTCACTCTTTTACACCTGAAGACTGTAAtctgttataataaaattacccggtttcttgtgtttaaaaattaataaaatgaaaaataaatttaattaaattctagtTCCTGTTCGACTTTACATTCTATGTTAAAATCTGCTTTTGGTCTGGTTAGATTTACAGGTTTTGTCTTGAACCCAGGTCCAATTCATCATGTTTCCGTACCTGGTTCCATCCTAATGAAGACCGGGAAATAAAGGAAACTGACCTGATTTGAGATCAGAGAGGTTCTAACTATATGATCAGATTCTCACATCTCAACTGTTAAACTGTTAAATGTCAacattttagacatgaagcagggaGTCCGATCcacttctttatttaacaagttTTTCGAACAGAGTCTTCCTTTCTCAATGAATGAGTGCGGCTTGGTTCTGAGAGCtgttacagtaaatgttttagtttcagttaatcagatgtttttttctttaaatagaatttttatttcccctcacccacacacaatttgacacatgcacacacacatgaaacctTCATTAGAGATGACAAAGACCACGTGGCACGTTAGAATGATGATTGCAGAGTTACAGAATACAAAATCAAAAAAGCAAAACCTcactaatttaattttataaattactttaaaaaacccTTACCTACTTGTTTTCTCTAAATCGTCCCCGTgttctgtgttttcttttcagatCTGTAGCGCTTAGTAAGAACAGAACCGTGACgatttatattcatttaaactTCATGACATGTTTATTGTctgaaaaaatctgtaaaataacaataatttaaacaatattcAAGGTAAAACGTCACTTACCCGAAAACCTTCGTTCCCCCGAAAATACCACTGCCATCAAAGACATTCAACTTCTGGGTTCTAACTTCCTTACTGCTTCTCTGTGTTGGTCTGAGAAAAACCATCAGGCTGTGAAAGGGCATGGAAGAAATGTGgaggtgtgagagagagagagagacagagagagagaaagagagagagagagacagagagagagagagagagagagagacagtcagagagaTAAACTTAAGGATTTATTATACCTCCAACTTTTAAATTAATGGTATGATGTTTCTTATAATAACACAGAACACTGACCTTCTCTCTGGATAAGAGACTTTGGTGTAAGTGtaatataaatcataataatgatgatgaaaaagaacaagatataaaaaaaaagagtgaaagagaaCGACAGGCTgaaagagaggcagagagattttcgttttctttctctctagcACAGTGACCtactttaaatgttaaacaacTGTGGGTGAGCAGTGTTGTGCCAGCCTTAATGAACACACGGAAATACACAcgcccacccacacacacacacacgcgcacacacacacacacacacataaaccaaATGTTAAATCATCAATCATGAAATCATCAAATACTGATAATGTATCACATTGAAATGACATTCACAGCTGATTTGTGGAAGAATTCTTAGaataatgcagaaataaaatgttttaaaatagaaCTATAGATTAGATTACAATCAGTAAACACACATGCGGACATAAAGTACACTCTTTATCTGCTGGTCAAATCACACTGAGAGGCATAACCACATAACTGTAAACACCTGCAAACGTAACACTACAGAACCACAGGAAGACAGACGTGGAAGGAAAAGAGAGCGAGTGAGAGTAAAAATTTCAAGTTAGCATTAAATGAAGTTAAAGGGCAGCAACAGGGTGAGAAACTAAGTAACAATTGTCTCCTGTCAGCCTCACGATGATCGGGAATCACAGCATGGCTCTAGGTCTTTTCTTACCTGGGAAAGAATGTCCCGTACAGACATTCTACTGGTGTCCCACCTGGCTCAGTGCTGAAGCCTCTTTCTTTTCCCTCTTTACACACTTTGTGTGAGATCATATCCTCTAAACCTGCTCTCCAACCCTACACTCAATTCAGGACAGGACACTTGTTTGCCTTTGTACAGTAATTTGACCATGCCTGCAATTTGCTTTTACTGAAATACAAACAAAGATGTTGCATGAAGCAACTGTATCACCAGCGGTCACATGATAGACTGCCCAATCAGAAGCCATGCTGCAGGATGTGCTGAGTGAGAGGCATTCATGGCTGAGTTACATCCTGTAGACTAGgatacacagtataaaaaaatccgaaaaaaataaataaaataaaaataaaggcatAAGTACAGAGAGAAGTCTCAGCTTCAAGGAGTGCTGACCAAGCACTTACATACATCTTCGAAGTTCTCTACACCCAATTTCATCTCTAACTGAGGCACAGGAGCTATGTGAGAGTGAAACGTAGGGACACCATAGTCACCCTCAGGTTCAGGAAGCAGGACCTGTTTTCCTCTATCTGCTGTTGGATTCTAAAGATTTTAACTAGTTGGCCACAGATGTtaaaattttacacatttaccTCCCACACCCTCATCCTCAACACTGGATTCACCAAGGCTATGTCTTAAACCATCTTCTGTAACCCCagtacacacaccatacacgtTGTGAGACGaaatttacaaatttaataCCATTAAATAGGTTTCAGACAGCTTGATCAACGAGAGCCACTCCCAAAAGTGGCTGGCCAACAAGCTGTGCCTGAACATGAACAAGACTAAGGATCTCAGAAAGGAGCATCAGAGGACATACAAAGCTCTCATGATCAATGGGGAGAGTAAGCATATTCAGGTATTCCATAACTGctggcttatttttttatttagaaaaagtcCTGCCCCATGTAGTCTTCATTACATAAGGCATCAACAAATAGCCTGGACCTTTTAATCAACATAGGCATGAACAATAATAATTTGCTGTGACTACATGTGATTGCAATCGCTCCAGTAGTTTTAGGACTAAGATTGCCCAAACCTTTTTCATACTCAAGTCATTGCACTTCTGATTTTACAGCACACAGTTATACAAGGGATTTATTTATGGTTGTACTATTTGGTATCACCCAaatgttattttggtttattgcCCTCACCTCTCATTTTCAGGACAAACTGATAAAGCAATACAACtgttaactattttttttttattcagatttaaaaaaattttctgCAAGGCAAATTATTGTacttgtatattttaaatgaaaatgtaatttgagcGTTTAAAATCCAATGCAAAAATATGTACATACTAAATTGCTGTTAAAAGTGTAAATTCAATTGTTAAAATTaccatctttattatttttcaacctCACACATTCAGGTTGACAAAATTTGAGCAATGGATTGCAGATTGCTGCAGTTCGTACTGTAGTCTACCTTTTCCCTTTCTCTTATTTCCTTAtaatttttaatgcaaataCAGTCATGCCT
Proteins encoded:
- the gpr55a gene encoding G-protein coupled receptor 55a isoform X1, with protein sequence MVFLRPTQRSSKEVRTQKLNVFDGSGIFGGTKVFGMNDTWVKSVQFGFYIPILAAGFPLNVAALWQLFFHVRRWNESTVYLLNLIISDCLLLFALPFKIMAYGQKWNLGRFACSLFESLVYVNMYGSILLSVCISVDRYVALQFPFQRLRSKRKAALVCAVMWMLLFGFSCTVYDLHEDSINASFCFQNFSNHTWKKQWIVVCVECVFWGSTVVMVLCSVLVIKILHDLRKRNPNDAKLRNNKSVKIVLSNLVVFLLCFIPYHIAVLIYFYVKLNEHNYVIDGLRKFVHISLCVSSVNCLADAVCYYFILKENLQIAQQDARANTLTQSTHLSAAHTLIQSIHTYPENAHSSTAHTETHTKCGGELCKI
- the gpr55a gene encoding G-protein coupled receptor 55a isoform X2 produces the protein MNDTWVKSVQFGFYIPILAAGFPLNVAALWQLFFHVRRWNESTVYLLNLIISDCLLLFALPFKIMAYGQKWNLGRFACSLFESLVYVNMYGSILLSVCISVDRYVALQFPFQRLRSKRKAALVCAVMWMLLFGFSCTVYDLHEDSINASFCFQNFSNHTWKKQWIVVCVECVFWGSTVVMVLCSVLVIKILHDLRKRNPNDAKLRNNKSVKIVLSNLVVFLLCFIPYHIAVLIYFYVKLNEHNYVIDGLRKFVHISLCVSSVNCLADAVCYYFILKENLQIAQQDARANTLTQSTHLSAAHTLIQSIHTYPENAHSSTAHTETHTKCGGELCKI